Within Lactobacillus amylovorus DSM 20531, the genomic segment TGAACGTGGTTTGATTCAAATTTCTAAGAATCAATTTTCAACTAACCAATACGTTTTCCAAGAAGGTCAGTATTTGGATTCTTCAACGGTTACCGATTGGCTAACCAGAAAATCAAAATCTAATCCCCAGGGCTTGAACCCTGTTAATAACGGCAAGACCGGTACTGATACCAGAAATCCAATTTATTTGGAAGAAATTATTGAACAAGATTACTTGACCGGTTCCGGTTCTAAGTATTCAATTGGTGGTATGAGTTTGGGTCTGGCCATGAATTCCGTTGACTACTTCCAAAAGAAGCGGAATGGTGCAGAATTCCAAACCGATATTTCAAGAGCTGAACAACGCGCACAAGGCGAGAAGATGGCTAATGAAATCGTCGCTCGTTTGCGTAAAAAGAAGGCTTTGAAGAATATTCCAATTACCGTTGGTTTGTTCTCAAAGACCGGAAAAGACTCATTAGTTGGCGGAACTTACTTCGCTTACGGGACAGCGGCGTCTAATAGTAGTAGAATAACTAAATGGAAATCCGTGTCGGAAAAAATGCAGATTTTACCGACAACTGGTAATGAAAAGGCAATTAATAGCAACGACGCATCGCACTTTAATGATTTCAAGACGTCTATTCAAAATTATTTCCCTAATATTAGTGGGGTAACGGCAACTTTGCGTTATGATAATGGCAAGCTGGCTCAAGAAAATATTTCAGTAACGACCCAGTTTTATGGCTACGAGCAAATTCAAAGTTTTACTCGTTTAGCTTTGTCAGCAGCAAAGAAGTATTTGCCTAACAATATTCCAATTGAAATTAGGATTGGATCGGTTGACGATGTTCAAGCATTAATTGCCAAGGAAACCGGCGATAGTGATTATCAAGTCCATGTTTATGGCGGCGAATAGGAGGTATTTGCGTGGAAATCACAAAAGATACCATTAAACACGTTGCGACTCTTTCGCGACTTGCGTTTAATGAGGAAGAATTAGATAAATTTACTGATCAAATGGGATCAATCATCAACATGGCTGATCAACTTAGCGAAGTTGATACTGAAGGTGTTGATGAAACTGTCCAAGTTGTTGACCGTGATACTGTCTTCAGAGAAGATAAACCTGAACACTGGCAAGGACAAACTAGAGAAACATTAATGGCAAACGTTCCTGAAAAGGCTAACGGCTACATTAAGGTTCCTGTAATTATTAATAAGGATGAGGACGAGTAATGAATTACTTAAACGAAGATATTGATTCATTAAACAAAAAGCTTGCCAGCGGTGACTTGTCAGCAGATAAGTTAGCTAAAGACACTGTGGCAAACATTAAGGATACAGATAAGAAGTTAAACGCTTGGATCACTGTTTTAGATGATGCAAAGCCCGCAGAAAACCTTGACTACTCAAAGAGCAAGTTAGCAGGTATTCCAATTGCTATTAAGGACAACATTATCACTAACGGTATTAAGACTACTGCTGCTAGTCACATTTTGTACAATTACATGCCAATGTACGACGCAACAGTTATTTCTAAGCTTAAGAAGGCTGGCGTAACCTTTGTAGGTAAGACCAACATGGATGAATTCGCTATGGGTTCATCAACTGAACACTCATACTACGGTGCTACTCACAACCCATGGAACTTAGACAAGGTTCCTGGTGGTTCATCCGGTGGTTCTGCAGCTGCAGTTGCCGGTGGTCAAGTTGTTGCAGCCCTTGGTTCAGATACTGGTGGTTCAATTCGTCAACCAGCTGCATTCAACGGCATTTTTGGTATTAAGCCAACTTACGGCCGTGTATCTCGTTGGGGTCTTATCGCATTTGGTTCTTCACTTGACCAAATCGGTGTAATGACTAAGCGCGTTAAGGACTCAGCAGAAGTATTGAATGTTATTGCTGGTGCAGACGAACACGACTCAACTGTTTCAACTCGTGAAGTTCCTGACTTTACCAAGTTTATTGGTCAAGACGTTAAGGGCCTTCGCGTAGCTGTTCCTAAGGAATACATGGAAGCAGTTAGCGGTGAAATGCGTGAAGTTATCCAAAAGCAAATCGATACTTTAAAGGATGCTGGCGCAATCATCAACGAAGTATCATTGCCACACACTAAGTACGTTGTTCCTGACTACTACATCATCGCTTCAAGTGAAGCTTCATCAAACTTGCAAAGATACGATGGTATTCGTTACGGCTACCGTGCTAAGGATACTAAGAACTTGCTTGACGTTTACGTTAAGTCACGTTCAGAAGGCTTCGGTACAGAAGTTAAGCGTCGTATCATGCTTGGTTCATTTGCACTTTCAGCCGGTTCATACGACAGATTCTTCAGACAAGCTGCTAAGGTTAGAACATTAATTTGCAATGACTTTGACAAGATCTTTGCTGAAAATGACGTAATCGTTGGACCTACTACTACTGAACCTGCATTTGGTATTGGCGAAGAAGTTTCTGACCCAATCAAGATGTACAACAACGATATTTTGACTATTTCTGCCAACTTAGCAGGTATTCCTGCAGCTAGTGTTCCAGCTGGTTTAGTTGATGGTATGCCTGTCGGCTTACAAATTATGGCTAAGCGCTTTGATGAAGGTAACGTCTTCAAGACTGCTGACTTTATTGAACGCAGCAATAAGTTTTACGAAAAAACACCAACTGGAATGGAGGATTAATTGAATGAATTTTAAATCGACTATCGGACTTGAAGTCCACTTCGAATTAAAGACAAAGAGCAAGATTTTCTCTCCTTCACCAGTAACCTACGGTGCTGAACAAAACACGGAGACTAATGTTATTGACTGGGCTATGCCTGGTACCTTGCCAATGGTTAACAAGAACGTTTACCGTTTAGGTATCATGGTTGCCTTGGCAACTCACGCTCACATTTTGCCAACTACTCACTTTGACCGTAAGAACTACTTCTATCCTGATAACCCAAAGGCTTACCAGATTACTCAGTTCTTCCAACCACTTGCTCGTGATGGTTACATTGAAGTTGAAGTTCGTGGTAAGAAGAAGAGAATCGGTATCCACGAAATGCACATCGAAGAAGATGCTGGTAAGAACACTCACGGAACCAACGGTTTCTCATACGTTGACTTGAACCGTCAAGGTGTTCCACTTCTTGAAGTTGTTTCTGAACCTGATATGGAAGACCCAGAAGAAGCTTACGCATACCTTGAAAAGTTACGTAAGATCGTTCAATTTACTGGTGCTTCAGACGTTAAGATGGAAGAAGGTTCAATGCGTGTTGATACCAACATTTCCATCCGTCCTGCAGGTCAAAAGGAACTTGGTACTAAGGTTGAAATGAAGAACTTGAACTCATTTGACCACGTACGTCGTTCACTTGCCTACGAAGAAAAGCGTCAAGAACAAGTTCTTTTAGCTGGTGGTCACATTCAACTTTCAACTCGTCGTTTTGACGAAGCAACTGGTAAGACTGTTTTGGAACGTGTTAAGGAAGGTGCTTCTGACTACCGTTACTTCCCAGAACCAGATATCGCTCCTGACCACATTAGTCAAGAATGGATCGATCAAATCGCTAAGGAACTTCCAAAGAGCCCATTTGATCGTTACGATGACTATGTAAACAAGTACGGTTTGAAGCCATACGACGCAAATGTTTTGCTTCAAACTAAGGAAAGTTCAGACTTCTTTGACGCAGCTGTAGCTGCTGGTGCTGATCCAACTCTTGCTGCTAACTGGATGAACACTCAAGTAAATGGTTACTTGAACGATCACCGTGTAAGTTTGAATGACATCAAGCTTACTCCAGAACACTTAGCAGAAATGATCAAGTTGATCAAGGATGGTACTATTTCATCTAAGATCGCTAAGAAAGTCTTTGCTGAAACTATTGCTAACGGTACTGATCCTAAGAAGTACGTTGAAGACAACGGTATGGTTCAATTGTCAGATACTTCAGTCTTAGCTCCAATGGTTAAGAAGGTTGTTGACGATAACCCACAATCAGTTGAAGACTTTAAGAATGGTAAGGACCGTGCAATCGGCTTCTTAGTTGGTCAAATCATGAAGCAAACTCGTGGTAAGGCTAACCCTAAGATGGTTAACAAGTTGCTTAACCAAGAATTGCAAAGTCGTTAATTTTTAGAACGTTAAGGTAGTAATTATGACTAGTAAAGCAAGATTAATTTATAATCCTGTATCCGGTCACGAGCAGATGCCCAAAAACGTGGCCGATATTTTAGATGTGTTAGAGCAAGCTGGTTATGAAGCTAGTGCTTTTAGAACTACACCTGAACAAAATAGTGCTCGCAATGAAGCTACACGTGCCGCAAAAGAAGGCTTTGACCTGATCGTTGCAGCCGGTGGTGACGGGACAATCAATGAAGTAGTTAATGGGATTGCCTTTTTAGATAAGAGACCTAAGATGGCAATTATTCCAGCAGGTACGACTAACGATTATGCCCGTGCATTAGCTATCCCACGTGACAATATTCCGGATGCCGCAAAGGTTATTTTGAAGAATAAGACACGCAAGATGGATATCGGTAAAGCGGTTTTTGGTGATCAAACTCAATATTTTGTAAATATTGCTGCCAGCGGTTCTTTAACAGAATTAACATATGGCGTGCCATCCGAAGTAAAATCAGCTTTAGGTTATGCAGCTTACCTCATTAAGGGTGCAGAAATGTTGCCTCACTTAACTGAGAACGAAATGCGTTTAACTTATGATGATGGCGTTTATGAAGGCAAGCTCTCAATGTTCTTGTTGGGAATGACCAACTCAATTGGTGGTTTTGAACAAGTTATGCCTGATGCGCAACTTAGTGACGGACTTTTCCAATTGATCGTTGTTAAGCCTTCAGATCCTGTCAGCATGATGAAGTTGATGGCTTTGGCTTTGAATGGTAAGCACGTTGATGATCCTAACATCATCTATACCAAAACTAGAAGCTTAAAGGCTGAACTTATTGGTAAGAATGCAGGACGAGATTTGCCAGTTAACCTTGATGGTGAAATTGGTGGATATTGTCCAGTTGAATTCCATAATTTACAACAAAGAATTGAATTCTACGTTGGTAAATAATGATGATAAGAATAAGAATCTGGGAATTTCCTAGATTCTTATTTTTTCTATTTAATTCTGAAAAGGGTTATTAGAAAAATGACACACAAAAGTATTCAACCAAAATGGCTTGTCATTACTCAGTTAGTGCGCAAAAGGTGGTTAGTTACAAGCTAACCACCTTTTTTTACATTTGATTTGCTTCTTTGATTTTATTTAAAAGTCTTTCTGGATGATATTGATAATGATAAGTATTAAAACAAATTTGAATAAGATTTAACCAATTTTTCTTGATTTGACTATAACTAATATCATCACGTCTATTTTTAGCTAGATACTT encodes:
- a CDS encoding diacylglycerol kinase family lipid kinase, encoding MTSKARLIYNPVSGHEQMPKNVADILDVLEQAGYEASAFRTTPEQNSARNEATRAAKEGFDLIVAAGGDGTINEVVNGIAFLDKRPKMAIIPAGTTNDYARALAIPRDNIPDAAKVILKNKTRKMDIGKAVFGDQTQYFVNIAASGSLTELTYGVPSEVKSALGYAAYLIKGAEMLPHLTENEMRLTYDDGVYEGKLSMFLLGMTNSIGGFEQVMPDAQLSDGLFQLIVVKPSDPVSMMKLMALALNGKHVDDPNIIYTKTRSLKAELIGKNAGRDLPVNLDGEIGGYCPVEFHNLQQRIEFYVGK
- the gatB gene encoding Asp-tRNA(Asn)/Glu-tRNA(Gln) amidotransferase subunit GatB codes for the protein MNFKSTIGLEVHFELKTKSKIFSPSPVTYGAEQNTETNVIDWAMPGTLPMVNKNVYRLGIMVALATHAHILPTTHFDRKNYFYPDNPKAYQITQFFQPLARDGYIEVEVRGKKKRIGIHEMHIEEDAGKNTHGTNGFSYVDLNRQGVPLLEVVSEPDMEDPEEAYAYLEKLRKIVQFTGASDVKMEEGSMRVDTNISIRPAGQKELGTKVEMKNLNSFDHVRRSLAYEEKRQEQVLLAGGHIQLSTRRFDEATGKTVLERVKEGASDYRYFPEPDIAPDHISQEWIDQIAKELPKSPFDRYDDYVNKYGLKPYDANVLLQTKESSDFFDAAVAAGADPTLAANWMNTQVNGYLNDHRVSLNDIKLTPEHLAEMIKLIKDGTISSKIAKKVFAETIANGTDPKKYVEDNGMVQLSDTSVLAPMVKKVVDDNPQSVEDFKNGKDRAIGFLVGQIMKQTRGKANPKMVNKLLNQELQSR
- a CDS encoding CamS family sex pheromone protein yields the protein MKKYLQIMALAGVMITLSGCGRLKDSSLANNATTTSTTKRKSYQTTNTGNSGYSVLLKNGRYVTSPISGLTATDNDNSVDTRELERGLIQISKNQFSTNQYVFQEGQYLDSSTVTDWLTRKSKSNPQGLNPVNNGKTGTDTRNPIYLEEIIEQDYLTGSGSKYSIGGMSLGLAMNSVDYFQKKRNGAEFQTDISRAEQRAQGEKMANEIVARLRKKKALKNIPITVGLFSKTGKDSLVGGTYFAYGTAASNSSRITKWKSVSEKMQILPTTGNEKAINSNDASHFNDFKTSIQNYFPNISGVTATLRYDNGKLAQENISVTTQFYGYEQIQSFTRLALSAAKKYLPNNIPIEIRIGSVDDVQALIAKETGDSDYQVHVYGGE
- the gatC gene encoding Asp-tRNA(Asn)/Glu-tRNA(Gln) amidotransferase subunit GatC; this encodes MEITKDTIKHVATLSRLAFNEEELDKFTDQMGSIINMADQLSEVDTEGVDETVQVVDRDTVFREDKPEHWQGQTRETLMANVPEKANGYIKVPVIINKDEDE
- the gatA gene encoding Asp-tRNA(Asn)/Glu-tRNA(Gln) amidotransferase subunit GatA, with protein sequence MNYLNEDIDSLNKKLASGDLSADKLAKDTVANIKDTDKKLNAWITVLDDAKPAENLDYSKSKLAGIPIAIKDNIITNGIKTTAASHILYNYMPMYDATVISKLKKAGVTFVGKTNMDEFAMGSSTEHSYYGATHNPWNLDKVPGGSSGGSAAAVAGGQVVAALGSDTGGSIRQPAAFNGIFGIKPTYGRVSRWGLIAFGSSLDQIGVMTKRVKDSAEVLNVIAGADEHDSTVSTREVPDFTKFIGQDVKGLRVAVPKEYMEAVSGEMREVIQKQIDTLKDAGAIINEVSLPHTKYVVPDYYIIASSEASSNLQRYDGIRYGYRAKDTKNLLDVYVKSRSEGFGTEVKRRIMLGSFALSAGSYDRFFRQAAKVRTLICNDFDKIFAENDVIVGPTTTEPAFGIGEEVSDPIKMYNNDILTISANLAGIPAASVPAGLVDGMPVGLQIMAKRFDEGNVFKTADFIERSNKFYEKTPTGMED